AGCGAGTCCGTGTCGTCCATTCGTGGAGCGCGGCAAAACGGGCAATCGTCGGTCTCTGGCTCGCCCTGGCGGATGTACACCATGCGGTGCGGCGTCCACAGGCGTTGAAACTCGTCGGGGACGCCCGCCAGGTGAAACTGTTCGGCAGATTCTGCCTGAACATCCTGATGTTCCGTCATGCCGACCACGCCGTCGTCACGTGCTCGTGGGATCTGATGCTCGCGACGATCTTGGATACTGCGTCGTCAATTGGCATGCCGTTGAGTTGCGATCCGTCTCGGAATCGGAAGCTCACATTGCCGTGCGAGCGATCTTCCTCACCAGCGATCAGCATGAACGGAACCCTGTGCTTCGTGTGGGTGCGGATCTTCTTCTGCATGCGATCGTCTGAATGATCGATCTCAACGCGAACCCCCTGCTTCTTCAGGCGCGCAGCGATGTCATCGAGATACGGCCCGAACTCCTCGGCAACGGGTATTCCAACGACCTGCACGGGTGAAAGCCACACGGGGAATGCGCCAGCGTAGTGCTCGAGAAGGATCGCAAAGAATCTCTCGATCGAGCCGAGCAGTGCACGATGAATCATGGCTGGCTGCTTGCGAGTTCCATCGGCAGCCGTGTATTCGAGCTCGAAGAGCTCGGGCTGGTTGAAATCAAGCTGCACTGTGGAAAGCTGCCAGGTTCGACCGATGGCGTCTCGAGCCTGAACCGAGATCTTCGGCCCGTAGAATGCGGCACCGCCCGGATCGTCAACAAGCTCAAGACCCGAGTCAAGAGCGACCTGTCGAAGTGTTTCAGTCGCGTCATTCCACGCGTCGTCGGTTCCCACTGATTTTTCGGGGTCGCGTGTCGACAGCTCGAGGTAGAAATCGTCGAGCCCGTACCCGCGCAGCGTCTCGAGCACGAACTCAAGCTGTCTGGCGACCTCTGGCTTAATTTGGTCTTCCGTCACATAGATGTGCGCATCGTCTTGAGTGAGGCCTCGAACGCGTGTCAGTCCCGAGAGCGTCCCGCTCTTCTCGTAGCGGTAGACGGTGCCGAACTCGGCGAGACGCAATGGCAGTTCTCGATAGCTGCGGCCCCGTGCCCGATAGATGAGGTTGTGCATCGGGCAGTTCATCGGCTTGAGGTAATAGTCCTGTCCCTGCTTGACCACAGCGCCGTCGGCATCGGTGACCTCATCCAGGTGCATCGGCGGAAACATGCCGTCTCGATACCAGTTCAGATGCTGACTGATCTCGTACAAGTGGCCCTTGGTGATATGCGGCGTGTTGACGAGCTCATAATCATTCTCGACAAGTCGCTTGCGCATATAGTCTTCGATCTCTGCCCGAACGATTCCACCCTTCGGGTGGAAGACGGCAAGCCCGGAGCCGATCTCGTCGGGGAAGCTGAACAGATCGAGTTCCGCCCCCAATCGGCGGTGGTCCCGCTTGGCGGCTTCTTCTAGCCGGGTCTTGTATGCCCGAAGCTCATCTTTTGTGGGCCACGCGGTGCCATAGATGCGCTGCAGCTGCGGGTTCTTCTCGGAGCCGCGCCAATAGGCAGCGGCAACGCGCATGAGGGAGAAGCCGTTGCCGATCAGGCGTGTCGAGGGAAGATGAGGCCCGCGGCACAGGTCTTTCCACACCGTCTCCCCTGTTTTCGGGTCGACGTTGTCGTAGATTGTGAGCTCGGCGCCGCCGACCTCAACATTCTCGTTCTCGTCTCCTGCTGACCCGCCAGCACCTTTGAGGCCGATGAGTTCAAGCTTGTATGGCTCAGCTGCGAGCTCCGCACGTGCGCTGTCTTCTGTGACGACGCGCCGTTCAAAGCGCTGCCCCTGTTTGACGATGCGCTCCATTGCCTTCTGCAGAGCTTTGAGGTCGTCGGGAGTAAAAGGGTCTGTGACGTCGAAGTCGTAGTAGAACCCATCGGTGATCGGCGGGCCGATCCCGAGTTTTGCCTCAGGATTGACCTGCTGCACCGCTTGCGCGAGCACGTGCGCCGCCGAGTGACGAAGGATGCTCAGGCCGTCTGCAGAGGTAATGTCAATCGGCTCGACGTCGTCTGTGTCCGTCACCGTCGTCGCGAGATCCTTGAGCTCGCCGTTGACGCGCATGGCGACGACGGAACGGTCGGGAAACAGGTCGAAACCGTCTGACACCGGTACTCACTCCTTGGCTCGCTATCACTGACCCTGACAACTTTAGCCGTCCTGAGCCACGCACCGGGACGTCGCAGCAGAAAACCCCTCGGCCGGAGGCCGAAGGGTTTTTCTGTGCGCGATACTGGGATCGAACCAGTGACCTCTTCCGTGTCAGGGAAGCGCGCTACCGCTGCGCCAA
The Paramicrobacterium chengjingii DNA segment above includes these coding regions:
- the thrS gene encoding threonine--tRNA ligase, with translation MSDGFDLFPDRSVVAMRVNGELKDLATTVTDTDDVEPIDITSADGLSILRHSAAHVLAQAVQQVNPEAKLGIGPPITDGFYYDFDVTDPFTPDDLKALQKAMERIVKQGQRFERRVVTEDSARAELAAEPYKLELIGLKGAGGSAGDENENVEVGGAELTIYDNVDPKTGETVWKDLCRGPHLPSTRLIGNGFSLMRVAAAYWRGSEKNPQLQRIYGTAWPTKDELRAYKTRLEEAAKRDHRRLGAELDLFSFPDEIGSGLAVFHPKGGIVRAEIEDYMRKRLVENDYELVNTPHITKGHLYEISQHLNWYRDGMFPPMHLDEVTDADGAVVKQGQDYYLKPMNCPMHNLIYRARGRSYRELPLRLAEFGTVYRYEKSGTLSGLTRVRGLTQDDAHIYVTEDQIKPEVARQLEFVLETLRGYGLDDFYLELSTRDPEKSVGTDDAWNDATETLRQVALDSGLELVDDPGGAAFYGPKISVQARDAIGRTWQLSTVQLDFNQPELFELEYTAADGTRKQPAMIHRALLGSIERFFAILLEHYAGAFPVWLSPVQVVGIPVAEEFGPYLDDIAARLKKQGVRVEIDHSDDRMQKKIRTHTKHRVPFMLIAGEEDRSHGNVSFRFRDGSQLNGMPIDDAVSKIVASIRSHEHVTTAWSA